A window of Streptomyces armeniacus contains these coding sequences:
- a CDS encoding FecCD family ABC transporter permease produces MTGRGGLRPALLVALLGAVLLALCLLSLAVGAAGIPPDQVVRALFGHAPSPLVENVVWSARMPRTALGLAAGAALGLSGALMQALTRNPLADPGILGVSAGASFALVLAIGVFGLGSFYGYVWFAFAGALAASVLVYLLGRLGRSGLTPVKLALGGIAVTSLLTSLTSAVALTDPEALDRFRFFSAGTMADQDAGAVLRVLPFLCVGAVLALACAPALNSLALGDDVAASHGRRLGLVRLQGVAAVTLLTGAAVAVIGPVVFIGLVVPHIARVLAQSAGIGPDQRWLLPLSAVLAPSLLLAADIVGRVVARPTEVQAGVVVAFIGGPFFIAMVRRRNLAEV; encoded by the coding sequence GTGACCGGGCGCGGAGGGCTCCGCCCCGCTCTTCTCGTGGCGCTGCTCGGCGCCGTCCTTCTCGCGCTCTGTCTGCTGTCGCTCGCCGTCGGCGCGGCCGGCATCCCGCCGGACCAGGTGGTGCGCGCGCTGTTCGGGCACGCGCCGAGCCCTCTGGTGGAGAACGTCGTGTGGTCGGCGCGCATGCCCCGTACGGCGCTCGGCCTCGCGGCGGGCGCGGCGCTCGGCCTGTCGGGCGCGCTGATGCAGGCGCTGACCCGCAACCCCCTCGCCGACCCCGGGATCCTGGGCGTCAGCGCGGGGGCGTCGTTCGCGCTGGTGCTGGCCATCGGGGTGTTCGGGCTGGGCTCGTTCTACGGGTACGTGTGGTTCGCCTTCGCCGGCGCGCTCGCCGCGAGCGTCCTGGTGTACCTCCTGGGCCGGCTCGGGCGCTCCGGGCTGACCCCGGTCAAGCTCGCCCTCGGCGGCATCGCCGTGACCTCCCTGCTGACGTCGCTGACCAGTGCCGTGGCGCTGACCGACCCGGAGGCGCTGGACCGCTTCCGGTTCTTCTCGGCGGGCACGATGGCCGACCAGGACGCGGGCGCGGTGCTGCGCGTCCTGCCGTTCCTCTGCGTGGGCGCGGTGCTGGCCCTGGCCTGCGCGCCCGCGCTGAACAGCCTCGCGCTGGGCGACGACGTGGCGGCCTCGCACGGGCGGCGGCTGGGCCTCGTACGGCTCCAGGGCGTCGCCGCCGTGACGCTGCTGACGGGCGCGGCGGTGGCGGTGATCGGGCCGGTCGTGTTCATCGGGCTGGTGGTGCCGCACATCGCTCGCGTGCTGGCCCAGTCGGCGGGGATCGGGCCGGACCAGCGCTGGCTGCTGCCGCTGTCGGCGGTGCTGGCGCCCAGCCTGCTGCTGGCCGCGGACATCGTCGGACGGGTCGTCGCACGGCCCACGGAGGTGCAGGCGGGGGTGGTCGTCGCGTTCATCGGCGGGCCGTTCTTCATCGCCATGGTGCGCCGCCGCAATCTGGCGGAGGTGTGA
- a CDS encoding FecCD family ABC transporter permease, with product MTDTGSTGSTGSAGSAGSAGSAVTLAKSPADTGGSEPLPEPAVRGFRTYRLGKPPVSGVFRPRLVAVCAVLAAAVFGVFCWGLSFGDYPIALPDVVRALYRSGDPGTVLVVQELRLPRALVGLLAGVAFGVSGGLFQTLTRNPLASPDMIGLTQGAGTAVVAGIVLGWDGGLGTQALGLFGALATALLVYVLSWRRGTTSYRIILVGIGVAWICTSATDYLVARGGRFQAQAALGWLVGNLNGRTWSQVAPLAAAVAVLLPAALLLGRQLRTLQLGDAVATGLGTRVQTVHLAVLLTGVGLVAFGTAAAGPVAFVALAAPQIAQRLAGTAWPPTLAAGLTGALMVLGSDLIARTLISGTELPVGIVTGVLGAPVLLWLLVRANRAGSGG from the coding sequence ATGACGGACACGGGGTCCACGGGGTCCACGGGGAGCGCGGGGAGCGCGGGGAGCGCGGGGAGCGCGGTGACGCTCGCGAAGTCTCCTGCGGACACGGGCGGTTCGGAGCCGCTTCCGGAACCGGCCGTACGCGGCTTCCGTACGTACCGGCTGGGCAAGCCGCCCGTCTCCGGCGTGTTCCGGCCGCGGCTGGTGGCGGTGTGCGCGGTGCTCGCGGCGGCGGTCTTCGGGGTGTTCTGCTGGGGGCTCTCGTTCGGCGACTACCCGATCGCGCTGCCCGACGTCGTACGCGCCCTGTACCGCTCCGGCGACCCGGGCACCGTGCTGGTCGTGCAGGAACTGCGACTGCCGCGCGCCCTCGTGGGGCTGCTGGCCGGGGTCGCCTTCGGCGTCTCCGGCGGGCTGTTCCAGACGCTCACCCGCAACCCGCTGGCGAGCCCCGACATGATCGGCCTCACGCAGGGCGCGGGCACGGCCGTGGTGGCGGGCATCGTGCTGGGCTGGGACGGCGGCCTGGGCACGCAGGCGCTGGGCCTGTTCGGCGCGCTGGCCACGGCGCTGCTGGTGTACGTGCTGTCCTGGCGGCGCGGCACCACCAGCTACCGGATCATCCTCGTCGGCATCGGCGTCGCCTGGATCTGCACCAGCGCCACCGACTACCTGGTGGCCAGGGGCGGCCGGTTCCAGGCGCAGGCCGCGCTCGGCTGGCTGGTGGGCAACCTCAACGGCCGTACGTGGTCCCAGGTCGCCCCGCTCGCCGCCGCCGTGGCCGTCCTGCTGCCCGCGGCGCTGCTCCTCGGCCGCCAGTTGCGCACGCTGCAGCTCGGCGACGCGGTCGCCACCGGCCTGGGCACGCGGGTGCAGACGGTGCATCTCGCGGTGCTCCTTACGGGCGTCGGGCTGGTCGCGTTCGGCACGGCGGCTGCCGGGCCGGTCGCGTTCGTGGCGCTCGCGGCGCCGCAGATCGCGCAGCGGCTGGCGGGCACGGCGTGGCCGCCGACGCTCGCGGCGGGGCTGACGGGCGCGCTGATGGTCCTGGGCTCCGACCTCATCGCCCGTACCCTCATCTCCGGCACGGAACTGCCGGTCGGAATCGTCACCGGCGTGCTCGGCGCGCCGGTCCTGCTCTGGTTGCTCGTCCGCGCCAACCGCGCGGGTTCAGGAGGCTGA